TGTGGGGAGCGCCGCAGGAAAACCATCGTCCCGTCATGTTCCTATGAGGAGAATacgaaaggagaggaaaaagtgggCAAGCCTAACTGCATCAGCCTGCAGAACTATTGCTCCAGAGATGAGCTGTGTAGGTAAGACGGACACAGTACCTGAAGGGTCCTTTGTAAGAGCAGAGGGAATGCAGATGTGCATACTATTTCTGCTGCTGCGGTATAATGAGCAGGTCTGCGTTTTGTTTATATGTCAGGTAGGGCcgcagctaatgattattagCAGTAGTAATTAACCTGCTATTTTCTCGATTATCTATACAACATGAAAAAATTGTGGAATACCCATCCCCATGTCCTAGAGCCCACAGTGACATACTCACATAGTCTTTGTTGTCTGACCAAAAGTCCCAAATGTGGGTGAGGGGCGGCCCAATGGGAGCACCCCACCCCTTGCTCCCACATCACCaaccaacacatacacacccatgtGCTTCTCCCAAAGGGACTTTGTTGCAGGATGCCTTAATGTAACTGTGACAATTCTACAATTCAGTTTCATCCAGTtatcctccttctctccctaCCACTATTTTCTTTGTGCATTAAAGTAATGCGTAAAtacatctttacattttattcatgtggggttttctcatgtttctcaCCACGCAATACAAGCAGGGCCATTTTTACTTGACCCACACAACCCCTTGgaattttttttaccatctaAATTCCTTGAGGAATTCACAATGAACTCCAAAATAGAAAAGAGAACATTACAGCCTGATATAGCCAGTTGAAGTTAGTTGTCAGAAAAAACTActctcagaaaaaaaaggaaggaatgTAACTAAAAATAATCATGAATATTTGCACCCCTGAAATACCCAGTTAACAGAGTGGAATCTATGAATAAAGAacaagtttgtttgtttcattagcAAAGACATGTTCAACAGGTTTGTTAGGCCTCCAGGCCTCAGAACACAGCGTCTCTCTGCCTGTTGTAAGTAGCCTCATAAGCTTGATGACACAATCCAAGATGTCCTGAAATTAACAGACCAGGTAGAGGATATCTGGTCATGTATTAGTCTATGACTGAGGTCAATTCTGGCACCCACTTGGCTCTAAGCTGAAAATATCAAAGTACCAGAAAACTAATGACTCAGATTTATCCTTTCCCCACTGACAGTAGTGGCATAAAAGCTGGAGACAGTTCTTTAGCCCTGCAAAACCCACGAAAgatgtttttcagacagaaaagatgGATGAGTAGGGGGCTCAGAGCTGTTTGCTTTTAGTGACCCTGCTTTCATGGTTATGCCCCTGCTCATCAGTATGATTATTCCAGCTTCTGTGAGGCTAATTTTAGtcagttctctctcttcttATTGTTCATAAATGTGGGGGACTTGCTTACATTAATAACAGTCTAGTCTATGTGTAAATGTTACAGAGGTTattaatgaaaagagaaaaaatgtgtgCTAATTTATGCTAAGAAGTGCAAAATCCTCCGTCTGTATTATTGGTaacagatttaaaacaaaaggAGCGAGGAGCATTAACAGTTGACAAGAGGATCTTCTGTTCCACATGCATAGTTACCATGTGTTTGAAGAGTGTGGGAACAGCATAGAAACACTCATCACCTTTGCACAGTATCTTCAGTGCATCTACTTAAAGCTGTTAAATCTCTGGAATTTGCTGCTCTTGTTTACACAGAGGATCATATCTCCTTCAGTACCAGTAATTTTAAACAAGTAAAAATGTATGACTGCAGGACTACAATGCAATAATATTATTAGATTTAACTTTTTAGTGTCATGCCTCGTGAAGAAGAAAGTTCTTGATTAGTTTTACAAAGAGGAGTGGTGGGTGATGTAGgtagaaaaaaactgaaatttcacTGAAGTTTTACTAAAATAACACATGGTTTTAATACAACACATGGTTTTAATGCGGGTGCACAGCTATCTATCcctctgttttgcattttgctcTCTGGTGCTGCactgtggtttgtgttgtttttgttttttagctcGACTTCAAATCCCAAAATGAAATTGtcaaaacactttaaaatgcactgcagctctgtgctgacacatgaaaaaatgtttcctgtgtttgtgtgtttgtgtttgtgtgtgcgtgcgtgcatgcgtgcgtTTCAGATCCCGGTTCGCTGATTTCCAACACAACTGCCAGCCCtcccctctgtctgcctctggcTGTGTGCGAGAGAGCAGAGCCATGTGCTTGAAGGCCTACGCTGGACTCATAGGTGAGATGGAAAAGAACTTAAAAGGGCAGAAAAGCCTGAAATAGAGAATAGTCCTGAAAAAAGGGACAAAAAACTACTCAAAGGACtcattactgaaaaaaaaacatctgtcgGTGTCTAACAGTCATATTTGGCTtatataattttcattttgttgcacCAAATAACTCTACAGGGGTTCATAAATGGTCAACTGCCAAAAGCTGCTGCTCTGGGAATCCAGTCAGCATCGCTTTAAAAAACGTGGTTTAAAAATTGCATTTCCAGCAGCCCAACAAAATGATCCAGGTAATCttatttccttttgtttccCACACTGTATAAAAAGTAATTTTGTGTATCTGCAATTATCGATATCGAGAGCCAGAGAACTGGTGACACTGGATCCCCAAGGCAGCTAATATTGTTGGCAGACTGCATCTCACCTTCCACAGAAGTGTGTACTAGGAGTGAAAATCTTCTGCCTGAGGGAAATAGTCcttaaaaagtttttaaagttgCACCTATAATATGACTTTTGTCTCCTTTCTACAACCAGGAACCATCATGACTCCCAACTATgtgagcaacagcagcacagaagtGTCCCAGTGGTGCACGTGCGAAGGTAGTGGGAACGAATGGCAGGGCTGTCAGCGTATCCTGCACATGTTCAGCAGCAACATATGTCTGCGTGAGTAAACTGCTCGTCCGTAGCAAGCCACAATAATGAGAGTTAACAGTTTCAGCACAAAAAGAGTTGAAGCTCTGAGTGTTTGCATGATACACAGATGCGTTTCACATTAAAACCCTTACCTTTCTGGATGTTCAAACTACAGCAAGAATGATGCTACATCTAGTGTCACAGTTGTCTGTTTTCACCTTAGTCCTCTGTGGTCTGCAGTGAAATGAGTCTAAATATACCATTTAATTAAGTGATGAATTTGTCAACAGGCAGGTGTGTCAACACACTGCTCAATTAACGAAATAACTCATTTACCAAAGCTCACAATTTTTCCTTTGTCAAGGTAATCACAGAGGAAATCTTACCCTTTAGCTGTCATATCTGAGTACAAACTAAACTGGTCTTAAGATGCTGCTCCAACTGAGCGTTTTATAATGTGAATTAATGCATGGATTCAAATGAGGTGGGTAATAATTGATTATCGAGAGAGAACCATTGAACTGTAATGTTTtcttataaataaattaatggcAAAGGACATTCTCCCCAGTGTGTGGCTGGCTGccagatgtgatgtgatgtccAACTTCTGTGGAGCAAACAAATCCTTTCACCAAATCTGATGAAGAGAAAGTGGCTTCTTGTTGGACTGTTGCCAAACCAACAGGGGTAGAAAGAGCACCAAAAGATGCACCTCAAGATGTACTCAAGTATAAAAGTCTGTTACTGTAAAAAGTACCTGCAGTAGTTAGTGCTGTCACCTCACAGGGTTCTCTCCAGGTGCTCCAGCTCCCTCccatagtccaaagacatgcaggttaggttaattggtgattcTAAATTGCCCTTAAGTGTGAATGTtatttgtctatatatgttggccctgtgatggactggcgatctgtacaggcTGTACACTGCCTCTcgtccaatgtcagctgggatagccCGCCCCCGGCCCTTAACGGATAAgtatatattaaaatattaaaatattaaaataacagtTAAGGGCAGAGCCCACGTAGGTTGTTTTCATAAATATATTAAGTGTGAAAAAATCAGTAGATGTCAGTTTTACTCAGCATTATGTTCCCTTTTCCTGCACTACATTGTTTCTTATcatccaaaaataaatacattcatattTGTTCCCATTTCTAGGTTCAGAAAGTACCACTAATATTCATTTACCATTAATTTATTCTGCCCCTTTTGCTAATGTTAAATGAGCTAAAACTGTAATGAGTCAATTTTTAAGTTAATTTGCAGATGCAGATACATTTTATAGTtgaacattttgtcacatttaaggaaaaacaagactaaaagtcTGCAGACACGCTAGCGGTCATAGCTGTGTGTACAACAATGCTTTGAGCTCAATggtaatgtcagcatgctaacatgctcacagcaAGCTGTCAGGAACATTGCTGGGCTATGAATGGATTTTGGTGTAGTGGCTGCATGTGGTATTGTACGGGATCATCAAGTGAACCACCCAGACTCAAAAAGTGTTTTCCTCACACGCAGTCATTGGAAAAGGAGCTGctttaaaatggtgaaaatgtttttaagagcAACATctgaaattattgttttcattaccAAAATGTTATCTCTTCAGTGTAATAATGTTTGGAAAGTCCAGAAGAGCCACTAAATTATTTTATCCCATTCaagtattggacaaataaaGTTTTGACCTGGCTCTAGATAAAAAGTCAGAGCACCAAAGCTactacagttcatcctgaggggcATATCCATCTAATTTAATAGCACTTGTTATGATAAtattgccatccctagagccatgcCTCTAATGTCGCTTAAAAGCAacatattcaaatgtattttgtcCAATCATGCGAAGTATTTACAGAGTTGGTAGTCATAACTATGCTTATAAAAATCACTGATATTATTTTGGTGGTGCTTCAAAGATGAATAATGATGTGAATCTAATGAAGATGACCCCTGCTGATTCTGTTTCAGGCAATGCCATCAGCTCCATGGGAATCTCCGCACCTCCTCCCGTGGAGAACACTCCTGTGCCAGCTTCTCAGCCCTCCCCGCACGTCTACCAGGAGCGCGTCCATGTCAGCGTTAACACTCTCCCTGAATTCAACAGTGTAAGTGCTCTCTACCTCCTCACAGTCTCACCATATGTTAGTGTTAGACACTTGCTACGAGCTGAATAGAAGTAGTGGCTGACTGTACATCAGGTGGTATCACGGGGGACCATAGCAGTGATTTAGGCCTAGCAGCTCCCTGTATAACCTCAGATTATTTCTCTTCCCCTCGCTCCGCTACCCCTTCCCCTCATTGTGGCTCGGGATTAGCCGTAGGTGTTTGCAACATTAGACTCAACCCTTACTGTTAATATTCATGTATGCACACCCATCTGCTCCATATTCCCCATTTTCTCACCATTTTAATCCTTCTCATTCCgcacttcctctttctcccaTCCCATCCAACAACCCCTTACAGCACTGAAAGCCTGTTACTGTTGGGCTACATGTACATTCAGatatacagtttatttaaagATGCATACACATCTTAATTATTATGTAGCAGTGAAATACGTTTAGATGATGTATTCTTATGCCAGCAATAAAGTCTCCTGTAGTAAAACAAAATTTCATATAATGTTATTAAGCtttgaatttaatttcaaattcaaCTGCCCACCGAGAATGGATTGCTACGCTACAACTGGAGCAGAAAGGATGAAGGACAAGTGCTCTCCTGTAGTTTTGATGCCAGTGATATGTCAAGGCTGATTTGAATAGACTTTAGAGAATAAAACCTGGGCCCAAGAAGAGGTCTGAGATAAAGGCTCAGGCTCTTTCAAGCCAACACAACCTTACACCATCCTCTCGTCCTGTGTTTGAGTGGAGGCTTTGCTGTATTGAAGGTAATTTCAAAGCGGTTAGTGAGAAGAACATGTGGAATATAAAACCCTGCAACAGTGAGAGTTTGCTGAATTATGATATTATCACTAAATCTGAGTGCGCTGCACCATGTAAATTAAAGTtatgtaaaatattattttgattatttttcccTATTTACACAAGTAACTTTAGACAAAACTGCAGTAAAGAGAAACTAAATGTTGGACTGAGTAGAATGTAAAGTTTCATTGTTCTCCCCCGTTGACAGTTTAAATTTGGTTGCACCTCTGACCACATCCATCATCACTGATGGTTGGAAATGGGCTCTGTTGCACCCAACAGTGGTGTCACAGTGTGCTGATACACCCTTCTCAATCACTTTATGGAGACTGTTGAAGGACCATTATGAACTGCAGGTTGAGGATGAGGTAGCCGTCATGTGGGTAGCACTGCCACTAGTGAGCTCTCTTGGTAGCATATTTACTTCCAGCTGACTACTGTTGACTGTGTGAGCTGAGGGTTGTTTTATGAGTTCTcatatttacaaaatgtcacAATTGATTCAATAGGAACTTAATGGTGAAATCaaatttgttgtctttttactATGGCTTTGTGCTGTAAGGTTTCCTCTTTGTTATATAGTTCTCCAGTCAGATACTCTGGAGGATTGGTGGAAATCTTTCCACACATTAGAAAATCTGAGAGGAAATTCTATGCAACTCTAACACAGAAACTGGAGGTAGTTGAAGTGGATTCTTAAATATTATTATCAATATCGTATTAGTATTCATAAGGgatgtaatgtaataatttgGAGGGAGATGGTTTGCTAGAGTCTTGGCTTCTCATGAtaccatttttacatttgaaaatgtagttttactCATTTTCTATGCACAGTTTTACTATGCGCTTGttcattgtttaatttcttGTACAATGCAAGATGACGAACTAGCAAGGCTTCCAAAAATTAGTCTACTGACACCATGCTGGTCACATAACCCTGTCATAGTGGTcttaaaaaaagggaaaacaatcACTGTTGGAAGTCATCTTTCAAGTCAACTTTTACCAATTCACTCACTGCCTTACTGTATACAGTGTATGCAttcatcaattaaaaaaaaaagagagtggaTTATAGCACATACTCACTGCTTTGGGATCATATATCCGCAGGGAAACAGCACATAATGTAACACAACAGCTGGGCAAGCAAGCATCAGAACCAATGCTGACAGCTGTTTGCTGCTTACAGTGGAGAGTAGCGAGTCTATTTACCTGTTAATATGCAGCAGTCTCCCCCCTACTGCTTTGTCCTCCACAGCTGCAAAGTTGACATCATGTAGAGCCGACTTCTGTTTTAACGAACTTGTGTGGATGGATTGAATGAAGGCCAGTCCTGTGTGTCCTGACACACACTGGAAATGTCTTTatactgtgtttgtattttttattcctGTCAGCAGCAAACCTCAGATGCTTATTTTGGTGGACAGATTTGGTTTTGAGCCAAGTAACTATTGAATTCATTTTGGTGTTGATCTGGATCTGGGACTTCTGCCAGTACATGGTTATTGTAGTTTTAGTCACAATGATGGGTCTAATAGAGATTAAGACCAGGGTCATTCTttgaatcaaaatcaaaatctaaGTTATTGGAAGTGTGTTTTTTGGAGAGTTGTTCATCAGTGGCCCCTTAATTCCTTTTGATGTCTGCAATTTCTGTTGCACCACAGTATGGAGGAGCCTAGTATGCTGGTTGCTTTTTATATCTCCAAATCAGCCTTAATGCATGTTAATGTATAAGAAATAAGGCATCAACTTGCTGCACTTGCTTTCTGTTACCATTTCTTACTGTTACAACCAGTGTCACCCTTTAAGAGACTTCTTGGTTTGTCTGGTTTGGTCTAAAAGAATAGCTCATAGGAAATTCAGAACATAGTGCTTATGATTAGAATCAGTTCAATTCAAAAATACCTTAATTGTCCCTCCAGGGACCACCGGCCAGTTTGAGCCACATGGCAAATAATGTAAAAAGTTACAATGCGAGTGCATTTGTCAATCTACACACACCGGTAAACTGATTGTTTCTTGTACTGCAACTTTTCACCCGAAACACATTCCCGAATGGCATTAGCTTAAACTAGTAAGACTGAAATCAGAAAACTGCTTAAACAAACAGATCTTTGTTATTTGCCAGTAAATTTATAGGTGAGACTAGCAACACCTTGCAGTCTCATCAACcaccaaataaatgaaaaagtcaaaactcTTTCATAGTGAGAGGAATACAACATTGTCATTCTCTGATCTACTCCtttttcacactgacatttattttcagtttatcttAATCTGTCATCAAATGTAGGCCCCCAGTATCTGTAGACCTGGGCTATTTGAACACTTATGTcatgagtcagtcagtcagtcagtcagaagaCTGAAGAGCAGCATCACTCAAATTAGCACAAATACTCATATGTTGCCAAATAGCAGAGACTTACACTGTCACCAAAGTGATAAAagtgatatactgtatctgttcCTTTGGTTCATACATGTCATATCATAAGGAAGCGACTTGGTTGCAGCTTGAGTTTTTCTTCACATGTAgttttaaattctgtgtttatgtggaaGTTTACATTGTGAGCTTCCCCCCTCATGCTTCACCGCTCCTGCTAATTGGAGGAATCACTCTTTCTCCGCTTTTGCAGATGGAggacagtgagggagaggagcaggaggaggaggaggagagcgaggaaTTCAACGTCATGCCGCCTTACTCTGAGAAGGACTCTAACGTTGAATCGGGGGCGAGGGGGAGTCGTCGGGGAGCAGCTGGCCGAGCGGTACCTGCGTTACcgttactgctgctgctgccttcgCTCGTCCTGGACTGGAAGTGATGGGGGCTGCTGAAGCCTCCATCTCATCCTCCACTCATATTTTTCACTCGCTACCACTTTCGAATCCATCACAGCACTCAGaatgaaacacagaggacatttacgaggaagaaaaggaaatgctCCTTCTTAAAAatctatttctttattttatttaatttttttaaataccccAACTGTATTTCCTAATTCTGTTTCTCCTATGACTGCCTCCTCAAGAGTTAAAAGATATCACTAGTCCTGCAGTATCTGCCATGTCTTTGCTCGAGCACTCTCCTATGAAAGGAAGGGAACAACGTGAGCAGATATATGAGTGCATGGGTGAATTGAGAAGTGCTGTCTGGGCAAATACTCTATCTAGAGCCTGCTTCACACTCAAAGTACATCCCCTCTTTTAACAAGAAGCACATCGCCCAAGGCCACATCCACTATACGTGCTCCCAAAAACCCATAACCAGTCTACTCCACTGCAACCAGACCTGAGCATGACTTGATTTCTATTTCATGACTCATGTCACGTCCATTTCTCTGCTGCCCCTTTGGCTCTTCCCTTTCCCTCCTTCGCACTGTGGTTGAGTAAGATAATCCCCTTTACAACAAGCTAATAAGAAACTGCACCACacttaaactgtttaaaaaaaaagcttttttttttttaaaaatggcttgATCGTATGCCTTCTCAACCTTTGGTTCCTCTCACTTTGTGCGCCAAAAAGCAGAGTGCAACAgtcactctgctctgcttctttTGTTAACACGCCACTTAGTACTGCTCCTACCAGGGTGAGTGGCTAAGAATTCAACCACGGGCAAAAGTAATGAGATCAAATTCTATTGTAGAAGTGAtgagcagagaaaagcaacatAAGCAATTACAGCACAATTCAAATTGCTCGGCATGCAAGGGAAGTCTGGGGTAAGGCTCAGGGGAGAAAATAGCCAATTTACTGCTGTCATActctctcacttttctttttttaattcttagGAGATGTGTTTTTAGTGCTCCCTCCCCATCATGTGCTTTAGATGTTGTGAGAGCGAGATGCGGAGATAGGGACAGACACAGGAGGCTGTAAAGCCTGCCGGCTGCTCTGATCATTGAGCAGCACATTGAGCCATTATCTCTTCCTGAAATATCTTTTGCTGATGTTAATGATTTTTTCTCTTATGGCTCATTTTCTTGTGAAATTACTCAGCTGCAGGGATGTTCGTAAAGAGAAGTATAGTGAAGTTTTTGTAAGAGGGATAAACTTGTCTAATTTTGAGGATGAGTTTGCAAGAAATAACCTGTCTGAGCTCTGCAAGGAAACTTGCGTTGCATACGTTAATTTTTATTAAACACAATCgttgtatgtaatgtaatatttaagTGATGGTGATGCAGTCCACTAACCCCACTGTCTTCAGACAGATGTGAGCATTTCCTAAAACATATCACAAAATTAAAAGCATTGGTTTGCTTTACATGTCAAAAGAGCACAGCTAGACATGCTCATCCAATCCCACAGCAGAGTCACAGTGTGAGTGGTAATGCATTTTAAGCAGGATTAGATGTTGACTGTCACTTGAGGAGGCAGTATGGCCCCACTGCTGTTTATGACCACACTACTGGACTTGTTTACATTATGTTTTATGGGACACAAAGACTGGGGTTTTAATAAGGATGGATGGTTTAAAGGCAGAAACGCACTGGAAGCATATGAGCTATATGCTCTTTCAAAGGCAGGTCCATCACCACTTCAAGCTTAGGAGTCATAGTTGGACTAGGATGGATGTTGTAAGGTTGGTAGTTACCCACTGCAGGGGAAAATGACATCATGCAGCTTTTTGACCACATTCATGTCGCAAATTTGGCCACAGGGAGCTGAGAATTGGATGAGGAAAAGGTCACAGCAAGACACAAAAAGTACCTGCAAGACTACAGAAACATAGTTGGACAGGatgtttcaaatgaaatgactgGTATCCAAATACACGTACGAGAACCAGATCATAGAAGAGACATGTTGATAAATAAACACGCGACAGAAATGTTGCGTCAGAAAGCATCAGATCAACAATGACATCCAGTGTGCTCTGGCCTTAATGACTGAATGTgagtttacatttattttcacatttcaacaagtttgtttatatttgtaaacTATGTAAACATTTACATCCAACATGGCTTGTATTTTTTTGAtgagttaagaaaaaaaacagaagcttaTTCTCCATCCATGAATTAAATCCTTGAAGAAAATGTGTGAATATTCCCCAACttgttcgtttttttttttaagattgtATCTTGAAAATCCAGTTGAGAGACAGTGTACATTGATATGTTTCTCACGCTAACCTTGTTTTAAAAGACATATCAAACATGCCAAATAATGCTGATGATAATGTGTAATAACTGTGTAATTTTGTGACATAGCAGAAAGTGTGCCCATTtgttaaaagacaaataaaagtcacatttcCACGTCTGACAGAGAAATCTGTGTATGAACTAAGAAGAtttcaaaatgttctttttcttttttcaggaACAACTGATACATCCTGATGGGACTGGGAGCCTTGCTGACACATTTAACGTCAATTCCAGtgcaaaaataatgactgattttttaaaatatatgcTAAAATATACAGCTTCAGTGCTATTTTCGACTTATTTGCTCTAATTAAAAACTGATTGGCTtagaaactgaataaatgataaGTCCCTGGTTCTTCCTGGCTCTTGGCCACTTTGGACTAACTGAGCCAGGACTCttgtgcatatacagtatattttactTCTGACTGACAGAGGTGATTACAGGGTCTTGGGGTTTCTGCATCTAAAATGACACCACTGTGGCAGGAACAAGCTACAGTGGAATGAtttcaagaaaaacaagagactGTAACAGAAACTGGCATCAGCCTGTGCTTTATAAAAGTACAGCATGAGTTCTCTGGGCCTTTGTTTTTTATGTCCAAATTCAGCCAACTGTCTTCAAAGTTACGTTATGCTTTATTAATCTGCCTGAGGAAAATTATCTTCTGCATTTTAACTATTCTAAACGTTTAAGAGCAGCGGGCAGAAACCAAACTCCAGAGGCTTAAAGAACAATCCAAgtggtttttcatgttttagcccatttaCAACAAATCACATATACTTCCCATCCACCCATTGTAAATAATGCTGCTATTGTCAGAAATTAGTTTCTAgtcatttctctgtttcagaATCAATCAATTCACAGACTTGCATTGTGTTATGACAATGAACATTATTGCAATCAATAATTCATTTTTAGATTACCAGTAACTCTTTCATATCATTTTGTGGTAACGCAGTGCAGACTTTTGTGTAATTGATAACATCAGCAATAGCTGTGTTGCATTCAAGTGTCTCAGTCAGGCATGACAGTGTGATCATGAGCCTGCATGCAGAGTGTACCTGAAAGTGAAGTTAAATGAGGTTTAGACATCATTAATTTTATGATGTctggatttctgttttttccaactGCAGCATGTCAAAATATCTTCAGTGAAAAGAACATGTTAATGACTTGATGTTCACTGTTATGAACTGAGTCTGCTAATTTTAAGCCACACTAACGGTGTGTCTCTAGGGCAATGGCtccaaaacttttttttttttcttttggttgtcTCAGACTATGTTGAAGTGTGAGATATACCAAACCTTTCACGTTTGATGAGTGTCCCAGCTGAATATCAAACTCTGttcaaatgaatggaaaccaaCAGCTGCCTGGAAGAGTAGAGACATCAAATCTGAATCTATATGGTATACATCTGCAAATTGTCAGTAACAGTGTGACGCATAGATGATTTGTAGTTAAAACTTGCAAACACAGTGATATTGTCCTTTAagggcaacagcagcagcacttctCGCTTACCATTTTTAATTTGGGTTTTGAGGAAACTGCAGCGAATATGAGAGTAGAACTCCACACACAGTACCGCTCTATTTGGGTTCAAACACAGGACGTTGTCTCTGTGAGGTGACAGTAATCACAACTGAGCCACTGTGCAGCCCCAGGAGGCTCTTGAGCTGCCTAATATCCCAGCACTGTCCTCGTAATGTGCGTATATATAAAAGATAAGCAGTTATGTTAATTTGGTTATTAATTAAGTAAATCAGTGCATTCATTTGCAGATAATCCTATgtcaacatacagtatttgtctTCACATTGTACATGGAATGTATTAATATGAACTCAGGCATGAACTCCGAATCTTAAAGCACGAAGGAAAATTAGGTTTTCTTATTAATATGATAATTTGTGCAGCAAGAAACTCCACAGTCTAATCAGATCACCCACTTAGTTTCTCTACAGTTTCTAATATTATGTGCCGTTCTTGTGTTTTCTAGAGAATGACTTTCTGCACCAGTACACAGACAGATGCCACTGTGTACTGTAAACATAAACAAGATTACCCAAAAAGTTAGAAAATGCACATATCTTAAGGAAATTAGATCTAATAATTTTAAACTGCATGCTAAAATGATTCTGTCAGGACTATAAGTGCAGGTTATATGGACAAAGGCTCATTGCTGTGTAATGATATTAGAGCATCCAGTGATGGCTGCATAAAGTGTTAGGATGATATATTACCTGTGATTCTACAGCTTCATTAATTCAGACTTTTAAGTTTACTACTGAGCATGCATTAAGGTACAAATCTCCCTGTGAGGAGTAATGGAAGGAGAACTGTATTAGGCACATTATTACCAGCAAAATGAACTTAAAGTATGAAAGTAAAAGCACTGATTGTGCAGTGAAATGTCCTCTGTTACATTATGAGATTATTAATACTTCTGCATCAATGtgtcagcagcattttactgttgtagctgttcAACGTGGAGCTAAAGTTTTAgctatatatacagtataatatacAGCATACTAGATATACAGTTTGGACTGgagtttagtccagtggttctcaacctgGGGTTTGGGCCCATTCAAAGGGTCAAAAGATAAATCTGGGACTTCATGAAGTGATTAatgggagaagaaaaaaagacaaagttctTCTGCCCAAAAACta
The DNA window shown above is from Lates calcarifer isolate ASB-BC8 linkage group LG20, TLL_Latcal_v3, whole genome shotgun sequence and carries:
- the LOC108893687 gene encoding GDNF family receptor alpha-4, translating into MSPDRMMIIGLLFNVFSHGSIPVSASLDCLVAEQGCVQEQSCLVLYRLLEYCTAEEAVSPLGPDARLECLEAQNSLQHYRPLQVCKCQRGSRREEHCLRVYWTVRFAAYDEYEVSPYEELELNLVRNIEMSRMASIMAASTLSVDGQNQCLKAAQDCGLYEKCGSLRSEYVVACTKRSTVSENSCNRQKCHKALRRFLERVPEEYSFALLFCPCSDTLCGERRRKTIVPSCSYEENTKGEEKVGKPNCISLQNYCSRDELCRSRFADFQHNCQPSPLSASGCVRESRAMCLKAYAGLIGTIMTPNYVSNSSTEVSQWCTCEGSGNEWQGCQRILHMFSSNICLRNAISSMGISAPPPVENTPVPASQPSPHVYQERVHVSVNTLPEFNSMEDSEGEEQEEEEESEEFNVMPPYSEKDSNVESGARGSRRGAAGRAVPALPLLLLLPSLVLDWK